One Glycine max cultivar Williams 82 chromosome 6, Glycine_max_v4.0, whole genome shotgun sequence DNA segment encodes these proteins:
- the LOC100778551 gene encoding pentatricopeptide repeat-containing protein At5g42310, chloroplastic, with amino-acid sequence MFLLPPQLTTAPFPSISIHVTHFHFPTTHHRHNHNHNHNHVLPPPQSTANPITAKPIILEEGPDDILSFHNRRYDFTPLLTFLSNPSTTSDSDSNSTPPTSLGSTEFQLAESYRAVPAPLWHALLKSLCSSSSSIALAYAVVSWLQKHNLCFSYELLYSILINALGRSEKLYEAFLLSQRQVLTPLTYNALIGACARNGDVEKALNLMSKMRRDGYQPDFVNYSSIIQYLTRSNKIDSPILQKLYTEIETDKIEIDGHLMNDIILGFSKAGDPTRAMRFLAMAQSNGLNPKPSTLVAVILALGNSGRTHEAEALFEEIRENGSEPRTRAYNALLKGYVKTGSLKDAEFVVSEMEKAGVKPDEQTYSLLIDAYAHAGRWESARIVLKEMEASNVEPNSYVYSRILASYRDKGEWQKSFQVLKDMKSNGVQPDRHFYNVMIDTFGKYNCLDHAMATFERMLSEGIRPDTVTWNTLINCHCKSGRHNMAEELFGEMQQRGYSPCITTYNIMINSMGEQQRWEQVSLFLSKMQSQGLLPNSITYTTLVDVYGKSGRFSDAIECLEVLKSTGFKPTSTMYNALINAYAQRGLSELAVNAFRLMTTEGLTPSLLALNSLINAFGEDRRDAEAFAVLQYMKENNIEPDVVTYTTLMKALIRVEKFQKVPAVYEEMVTSGCTPDRKARAMLRSALRYMKQTLKS; translated from the exons ACCAATCATCCTCGAAGAAGGCCCCGACGACATCCTCTCCTTCCACAACCGCCGCTACGACTTCACCCCCCTCCTCACCTTCCTCTCCAACCCATCGACCACTTCCGACTCGGACTCCAACTCAACCCCTCCCACCTCACTCGGCTCAACCGAGTTCCAACTCGCCGAGTCCTACCGCGCCGTCCCGGCTCCACTCTGGCACGCGCTCCTCAAGTCCCTctgctcctcctcctcctccatcGCCCTCGCATACGCCGTCGTCTCATGGCTCCAGAAACACAACCTCTGCTTCTCCTACGAGCTCCTCTACTCCATCCTCATCAACGCCCTCGGTCGCTCCGAAAAGCTCTACGAAGCCTTCTTGCTCTCCCAGCGTCAGGTCCTCACCCCTCTCACCTACAACGCGCTCATCGGCGCCTGCGCCCGAAACGGCGACGTCGAGAAAGCCCTAAACCTAATGTCCAAAATGCGCCGCGACGGTTACCAACCGGACTTCGTCAACTACAGCTCCATCATTCAGTACCTCACGCGCTCCAACAAAATCGACTCTCCCATTCTCCAGAAACTCTACACCGAAATCGAGACCGATAAGATCGAAATCGACGGCCACCTCATGAACGACATCATTCTAGGGTTCTCCAAAGCCGGTGATCCTACACGCGCCATGCGGTTTCTAGCTATGGCTCAGAGCAACGGACTGAACCCTAAACCCTCGACGCTTGTCGCGGTTATCTTGGCGCTTGGGAATTCGGGAAGGACGCACGAGGCTGAAGCGCTGTTTGAGGAGATTAGAGAGAACGGGTCGGAACCGAGAACTAGGGCTTATAATGCTTTGCTTAAAGGTTACGTGAAAACTGGTTCGCTTAAGGATGCGGAGTTTGTGGTCTCTGAAATGGAGAAGGCTGGGGTTAAGCCTGATGAGCAAACTTATAGTTTGTTGATTGATGCATATGCGCACGCGGGGCGGTGGGAGAGTGCGAGGATTGTGTTGAAGGAGATGGAAGCGAGCAATGTGGAGCCTAATTCTTATGTTTATAGTAGAATCTTGGCGAGTTATCGCGACAAAGGGGAGTGGCAGAAATCGTTTCAGGTTCTGAAGGATATGAAGAGCAATGGTGTGCAGCCTGATAGGCATTTTTACAATGTCATGATTGATACGTTTGGGAAGTATAACTGTCTCGATCACGCCATGGCTACATTCGAGAGGATGTTATCGGAGGGGATTCGGCCTGATACCGTTACTTGGAACACGCTGATCAATTGTCATTGTAAGTCCGGGCGCCACAATATGGCCGAGGAGTTGTTCGGCGAAATGCAGCAGAGGGGATACTCGCCTTGCATTACTACTTATAACATTATGATTAACTCTATGGGGGAGCAGCAGAGGTGGGAGCAAGTGAGTTTGTTTTTGAGCAAGATGCAGAGTCAGGGGTTGCTGCCTAATTCAATTACTTACACAACTCTGGTTGATGTGTATGGAAAGTCGGGAAGATTTAGCGATGCGATCGAGTGCTTGGAGGTCTTGAAGTCTACGGGGTTCAAGCCAACTTCAACCATGTATAATGCTCTGATCAATGCCTATGCACAAAGG GGTTTGTCTGAACTAGCAGTAAACGCATTCAGGTTGATGACAACTGAGGGTCTGACACCCAGTCTCTTGGCTCTCAATTCATTAATTAATGCATTCGGTGAAGACAGAAGGGATGCTGAAGCCTTTGCTGTGCTGCAGTATATGAAAGAAAAC AACATTGAACCTGATGTAGTTACTTATACCACCCTTATGAAAGCTTTGATTCGTGTTGAAAAGTTCCAAAAG GTTCCAGCCGTGTATGAAGAAATGGTCACATCTGGATGCACTCCTGATAGAAAAGCTAGAGCAATGCTGCGGTCTGCTCTTAGATACATGAAGCAGACACTAAAATCATAG